From the genome of Geoanaerobacter pelophilus:
ACCCCCTTCTCGCCTCTGCCTCTGCCATGCTCAATCTGCAAAGGCTTGCGGGGAACCGTGCCGTTGCCGGGCTGATCCAGGCAAAGCTTACGGTCACCCCGCCGGGTGACCGGCTGGAGCGGGAAGCCGACAGCATGGCGAACAGTGTGACCGGTTCGGCCCGAGAGGCCGGTCCGGCGATCCATCGTTTCGAGGATGAAGAGATCTTTCAAGGCAACATGGCCGGTGTTCCGGACATGACCGTCGAGCCGGCACGCGAGGTCGGGGCAGAGGTGAGCAGCCAGACCGAGAGCCGGATCAACGCCTCCAAGGGTGGCGGCAGCAGACTTCCCGACGAAGTCCGGTCTTACATGGAACCTCGCTTCGGCGTTGATTTCAGCGGCGTCAGGCTGCACACCGGCAGTGATGCCGCGCAGATGAATCATGAGCTTGCTGCGCAGGCGTTTACCCACGGCAACGATATCTACATGGGCGAGGGGAGATTCAGCCCCGGCACCGACGCCGGTCGCTGGCTGCTGGCCCACGAGCTTACCCACGTTGTGCAACAGGGGGGGGCGGCATCGTTGGCGCAGTCCGGCGATGCCGTGCAGCGCAACGGAGTCACGTTCCCAACCTACAGCGATATTGTTGCGGACGCTACCATCAAGACCGAGGCTGACAAAGCCTGGAAGGAAACCAAAACCGCGAACACCGCCCAGGACCGGAGGGAACAGGCGTTCTGGATCCGGTGGAATTCCGATACCAAAGCTTTTTCCGCTACCGGGCACTCGGTTGGACCGAGGGTCAAGAACTCGCCGCCCGGAGGCGCCTCGGTGGCCCCTGCCGCCAGACCCGCGGACAGCGGCAATGATTATACTGTCGGTCTGTTCCACACCCATACCCCTACGGTTAGCTGGGCTGCGGGGTATCAGCGCAACGTGGGACCGTCGGCAGTCGATACCACCTATCATAATGCACAGCGGGTTCCGGGGGTAGTGTACGACTACACCGGGGTTGGAGGAAGGGTCGAGTCCGGGCATCCGTTGGACTCGGCAGCGAAGCTGTGGGATTGCGGCCCTGCCCGGCGGTCGTGAACAGGCATAATGCCGTAGGCAGGAGGGAGGGTTATGAGCCGCTTGACAGAAGAGCAGGCAATTGAGCTTGCGCGGCAGGCCGTTGACGGAACATTCAGTGCCGATGAGCTGGCGCAGATAGAGGTTTCGCTGACGGACAACCGGTACGTCGTGAAATTCGTCCTGAGGGTTGCGCCGCTCACCCTTGGTTCCGGATTTGTTCAGGTCACTCTGGACGCTGTTTCCGGTGCTGTCCTGGAGAGATTGAGAGACGCCGACTGACAACCCGCAGCACGTAACCTGGAGAGCAGATGATTGACGATCTGGACAAAACCCTGCAGGAGCTTCTCAAGACCGGTCTGCCGCCTGGCGTGGCAAGCCAGGTAGCCATCAGCTTTGCGCCGCCTGACAGCAGTTTCCCGCCGTCAGCGGTGACGCTGCCGGCCATCGACCTGTTTCTCTACGATGTCCGGGAAAACCGGGACCTGCGCGATCAGGAGTGGCTGCTGGAGCGGCGCAGCGACGGAACTGGCAGTAAAAAAC
Proteins encoded in this window:
- a CDS encoding eCIS core domain-containing protein; its protein translation is MTRNFSSKQADQSLPGQSTVSADSSRSCASTGSFAELQRAVENPLLASASAMLNLQRLAGNRAVAGLIQAKLTVTPPGDRLEREADSMANSVTGSAREAGPAIHRFEDEEIFQGNMAGVPDMTVEPAREVGAEVSSQTESRINASKGGGSRLPDEVRSYMEPRFGVDFSGVRLHTGSDAAQMNHELAAQAFTHGNDIYMGEGRFSPGTDAGRWLLAHELTHVVQQGGAASLAQSGDAVQRNGVTFPTYSDIVADATIKTEADKAWKETKTANTAQDRREQAFWIRWNSDTKAFSATGHSVGPRVKNSPPGGASVAPAARPADSGNDYTVGLFHTHTPTVSWAAGYQRNVGPSAVDTTYHNAQRVPGVVYDYTGVGGRVESGHPLDSAAKLWDCGPARRS
- a CDS encoding PepSY domain-containing protein produces the protein MSRLTEEQAIELARQAVDGTFSADELAQIEVSLTDNRYVVKFVLRVAPLTLGSGFVQVTLDAVSGAVLERLRDAD